GGCGGCGGCGTCGGCCTGCGGGTCGGGTTCGGGGCGGAGCAGGCCGACGAGGTGGCGGCCCAGTTCGCGGGGGGTGGGGTAGCTGAAGACGAGGGTGGAGGGCAGGCGCAGTCCGGTCGTGGCGGCGAGCCGGTTGCACAGTTCGACGGCGGTCAGGGAGTCGAAGCCGAGCTGGGTGAAGGCCTGGTCGGCGTCGACGGCGGCGCCGGAGGGGTGTCCCAGGACGATGGCGACCTGGTCGCGGATCCAGTCGGCGGCCGCGGCGTGGGCCTGGTCCTCGGGCAGGGCGGTCAGCCGGCCGGTCAGACCGGCCTCGCCCGCCTGCCGGGGTGTGCCCGCCGCGGGGCGGGGGCGGCCGGCGGTGGCCAGCTCGCGCAGCAGGAGCGGCAGTTCGTCGGCGCTGCGCCGTCGCAGGGCCGCGAGGTCGACGCGGGCCGGGACGAGGACGGGTCTGCCGCTCGCGCGGGCGGCGTCGAACAGGGCCAGTGCCTCGGCGGTGGGCATCGGGGCGATGCCCATGCGGCGCAGCCGGGCGAGGTCGGCGCCGTGCAGGTCCTCGGTCATGGCGCTGCTCTGTTCCCACCAGCCCCAGCACAGTGAGGTGGTGGGCAGACCCGCGGCGTGGCGCTGTGCGGCCAGGGCGTCCAGGAAGGCGTTGGCAGCAGCGTAGTTGGCCTGGCCCGCGGTGCCCAGGGTGCCGGCCAGGGCGGAGAAGTGGATGAACGCCGACAGGGGGCGGTCCTGGGTCAGTTCGTGCAGGTTCAGTGCACCGCCGGCCTTGGCGTCCAGGGCGCGGTCCAGGTGGTCGGGGGTCAGGGACTCGACGGTGGCGTCGGCCAGGACGCCGGCGGCGTGGACGACCGCGGTCAGGGGGCGGCCGCCGGGCAGGCCGGCCAGCAGGGCGGCAACGGCGGTGCGGTCGGTGATGTCGACGGCGGCGACGTGGACGTCGGCGCCCGCCTCTTGGAGGTCGGCGACCAGGGCGGCTGTTCCGTCGGCGGTGCTGCCGCGGCGGCTGGCCAGGACGAGGCTGCGCACCCCGTGTTCGGCCACCAGGTGGCGGGCCATCATCGAGCCCACTCCCCCGGTGCCGCCGGTGATCAGGACGGTGCCGCCGCCGAGGGTGCCGCCGACGTCCAGGACCAGTTTGCCGGTGTGGCGGCCCTGGCTCATCTCGCGGAACGCCGCCCGGGCGTCGCGGACGTCACGGACCGCGACCGGGTTCAGGTGGAGGTGGCCGTCGGTGAACAGGTCCATGACGCAGCGGAACATGTCCTGGAGTGCGTCGGGGCCGGCCTCGTAGAGGTCGAAGGCCTGGTAGCGGACTCCGGGGTGGTCGGCCGCGATCTGCTGGGGGTCGCGGATGTCGGTCTTGCCCATCTCGGTGAAGTGGCCGCCGTGCGGCAGGAGTCGCAGGGAGGCGTCGACGAAGGCGTGGGCCAGGGAGTTCAGGACGACGTCCACGCCGCGGCCGGCGGTGGAGGTGAGGAACTTCGGTGCGAAGTCGAGGTCGCGGGAGGAGGCGAGGTGTTCGTCGTCCAGGCCCAGGGCGCGCAGGGCGGGCCACTTGGCCCGGCCCGCGGTCGCGTAGATCTCGGCGCCGACGTGCCGGGCGAGCTGGACGGCGGCCATGCCGACGCCGCCGGCCGCGGCGTGGATGAGGATCCGCTGCCCCTTCTGGAGCCGGTTGACGTGGAAGAGGGCGTAGTAGGCGGTCAGGAAGGTGGAGGGCACGGAGGCCGCTTCGGCGTAGCTCCACGCGTCGGGGATGGGGGTGAGCAGGCGGTGGTCGGCGACGGCGACGCGGCCGAAGGCGCCGGGGAAGATGCCGGTGACGCGGTCGCCGGGTGCCAGGCGGGTCACGTCGTCGGCGACGTCCAGGACGATGCCGGCGCCTTCGCTGCCCAGGCCCGCGTCCAGTGCGGTGCGGTCCACCAGGCCCAGTGCGATGGTGACGTCGCGGAAGTTGAGGCCGGCGGCCTGGACGGCGATGCGGACCTGTCCGCTCGCCAGGGGTGCCTCCACCTCGGGGCAGGGCACCCAGGTCAGGTTCTCCAGTGTTCCCCTGGTGGGGATGCCCAGGCGGTGCGGGCCGGGGGCCGGGGGGTCGATGCGGTGGGCGGCGGGCGCGGCCGGCGCCAGGCGTGGCAGGAGGACGGTGCCGGCGCGCAGGGCGAGCTGGTCCTCGGCGAGGGTGAGGGCGTCCGGGACGCGGGCCAGGGAGGCCGGGTCGTCGTCGATGTCCAGCAGGCGGAACCGGCCGGGGTGTTCGGTCTGGGCGGAGCGGATCAGGCCCCATACGGACGCGCCGGTCAGGGAGGTGACGTGCTCCCCGGTGCCGGTGTCCTGGGCCAGGCGGGTGCAGATGACCAGGGTGGAGGCGGCGAGGGTCTCCTCGGCGAGGAAGCGCTGGATGTGGCCCAGCGTGTGTCCTGCCGTGTCGCGCAGGGCGGTGAGCGGATCGGCGCCGAGGGAGATGGCGTCGTCCGGGCACAGCACGATGTGTGCGGGGGGCGGGCCGGTGAGGACGTCGTCCAGGCCGGTGTGCGCGGTGGTGCGCCCGTCGACCGCGGTGAGGTGGCCGGCCAGGCCGTCGGGGGTGCCGATGACGGCGTACCGGCCCCCGGTGGCCGGGTCGGCGGGGCGGGCCGGTTCGCCGGCGGCGGGCGGGGCGGGGTGCCACTGCAGTTCGTAGAGCGGCTGGTGGCGGCTGCCGTGGGCGGCGTGGACCTGTTCGGGGCTCGCCGGGCGGAACGTGAGGGCGCGGATGCGGGCGAGGGTGCGGCCGTGTTCGTCGGCGACGGTCACCGCGACGGCGCCTTCGCCGGCCGGGGAGAGGCGGACCTTGACGGTGGGCCCGCAGGTCGCGGTGAGGTCGGCGCCGGACCAGGAGAAGGGCATCCAGCCCTGCTCGCCGGTCACTTCGATGACGCCGCCGGCGACGACCGCGTGCAGGACGGAGTCGAACAGGGCCGGGTGCAGGGCGAAGCCGTCGCCGGCCGAGGTGTCGCCGGAGACGGGCAGGGTGGCCAGCGCGAAGAGGTCGGTGCCGCGGCGCCACACCTCGCGCAGTCCGCGGAAGGTGGGGCCGTAGTCGAAGCCCGCGTCGGCCAGGGAGTCGTAGAGGCCCTCGATGGGCAGCGCGGTGGCGCCGGGCGGCGGCCACACGGCCGGCAGGCCCGCGTCCTGGGCCGCGACGGTGGTGGGCGGGGCCAGCGTTCCCATCGCGTGGCGGGTCCAGCCGCCGGCCGCCGGGTCGGTGTCGGCGCCGTCCGGGCGCGCGTACACGTCCAGGGAGCGGCGGCCGCTCTCGTCCGGGGCCCCGGCGACGAGCCGTACCTGGATCCCGCCCGGGTCGGGCAGGATCAGCGGTACTTCCAGGGAGAGTTCCTCGACGGCGGGGCAGCCGAGGCGGTCGCCGACGGACAGGGCCAGGTCCAGGTAGGCGGTCGCGGGGACGACGGCCGCACCGAACACGCTGTGGTCGGCCAGCCAGGGGTGGGTGCGCAGGGACCACAGGTCGCTGAAGACGCTCTCGCCG
The window above is part of the Streptomyces sp. NBC_01428 genome. Proteins encoded here:
- a CDS encoding type I polyketide synthase; translation: MTNDSNADVLDYLKRTSIELIETRNRLKEVTEAAAEPIAVVGVACRYPGGATSPEALWDLVREGADVVSAFPEDRNWDLGHLADPDPGRPGTSSTRSGGFLYDAGDFDADFFEINPREALAADPQHRLLLETSWESLERAGIDPHTLHGSSTGVFAGLAYFGYGNHFDTPESIAGYAQTGSLLSVASGRISYALGLQGPALSTDTACSSSLVAVHQAVRSLRNDECGLALAGGVTVMAMPQVFREMSRQRGLSQDGRCKAFADAADGTGFAEGVGMLVLERLSDARRNGRRIWAVIRGSAINQDGASNGLTAPSGPAQQRVIRAALADARVKAGDVDAVEAHGTGTTLGDPIEAQAVLATYGQDREADRPLWLGSLKSNIGHTQAAAGVGGIIKMIMAMRHGVLPRTLHVDRPSTHVDWTAGAVQLLTEARDWTGTPERPRRAGVSSFGASGTNAHLILEQAPQEQPAPPARDTPSDSTGTTPGPDARQPSFTGDVTAWPVSARSEQALRAQAGRLRDFAAAGSPPPDLADVGWSLAASRARFEHRAVVLGRTRDELLDALTALSRGEESAAVVRGVAGEPGGTAFMFPGQGSPWAGAARQLYATFPVFARSLDEVCAHFDAHLPVDLRSVLLAEEPAGRERTDVAQPALFALQVSLYRLLTAHLPAPDRLIGHSVGEIAAAHVSGALTLDDAARLVAARGRIMQTVTEHGAMLAVRATEAHLAPLLAPYGRTGIAAVNGPESVVVSGLREEVHALRDQLVAAGTSAKLLPVDHAFHSPLMDPVLAEFGQAVAGLAAGTTAIPVVSTRLGREATAEELASVAHWVDHVRAPVRFHDAVECARAAGTRVFVEVGPGATLTGMTQEAFAHQGVDDALVLSAARRDRGGPQALITLLALLHVHGHPVDLGALSGPRRTLDLPTYAFQRRRYWLDFQAGTQSPDLAAAGLTAPGHPLLGAVLDHPTTGESVFSDLWSLRTHPWLADHSVFGAAVVPATAYLDLALSVGDRLGCPAVEELSLEVPLILPDPGGIQVRLVAGAPDESGRRSLDVYARPDGADTDPAAGGWTRHAMGTLAPPTTVAAQDAGLPAVWPPPGATALPIEGLYDSLADAGFDYGPTFRGLREVWRRGTDLFALATLPVSGDTSAGDGFALHPALFDSVLHAVVAGGVIEVTGEQGWMPFSWSGADLTATCGPTVKVRLSPAGEGAVAVTVADEHGRTLARIRALTFRPASPEQVHAAHGSRHQPLYELQWHPAPPAAGEPARPADPATGGRYAVIGTPDGLAGHLTAVDGRTTAHTGLDDVLTGPPPAHIVLCPDDAISLGADPLTALRDTAGHTLGHIQRFLAEETLAASTLVICTRLAQDTGTGEHVTSLTGASVWGLIRSAQTEHPGRFRLLDIDDDPASLARVPDALTLAEDQLALRAGTVLLPRLAPAAPAAHRIDPPAPGPHRLGIPTRGTLENLTWVPCPEVEAPLASGQVRIAVQAAGLNFRDVTIALGLVDRTALDAGLGSEGAGIVLDVADDVTRLAPGDRVTGIFPGAFGRVAVADHRLLTPIPDAWSYAEAASVPSTFLTAYYALFHVNRLQKGQRILIHAAAGGVGMAAVQLARHVGAEIYATAGRAKWPALRALGLDDEHLASSRDLDFAPKFLTSTAGRGVDVVLNSLAHAFVDASLRLLPHGGHFTEMGKTDIRDPQQIAADHPGVRYQAFDLYEAGPDALQDMFRCVMDLFTDGHLHLNPVAVRDVRDARAAFREMSQGRHTGKLVLDVGGTLGGGTVLITGGTGGVGSMMARHLVAEHGVRSLVLASRRGSTADGTAALVADLQEAGADVHVAAVDITDRTAVAALLAGLPGGRPLTAVVHAAGVLADATVESLTPDHLDRALDAKAGGALNLHELTQDRPLSAFIHFSALAGTLGTAGQANYAAANAFLDALAAQRHAAGLPTTSLCWGWWEQSSAMTEDLHGADLARLRRMGIAPMPTAEALALFDAARASGRPVLVPARVDLAALRRRSADELPLLLRELATAGRPRPAAGTPRQAGEAGLTGRLTALPEDQAHAAAADWIRDQVAIVLGHPSGAAVDADQAFTQLGFDSLTAVELCNRLAATTGLRLPSTLVFSYPTPRELGRHLVGLLRPEPDPQADAAADARIRQILHTLTPDRLREAGLLDQILACADPLTPDPGPHPADPDPDTGADELSDLDLEALVDLALDER